The DNA window ACTACATTCCCCCTTCGGGGGTTAGGGGGCTTTGAAACTTCGTTCTCTTACTACCTTCGTACATCTCATATTTTACCAATCTCGCTTCGATACTGGCGTTGAAAAGTTTGATTTTTCGAGAAGGTTTCAATCCAACGAATTTCAAAGCTTCGAGATTTCCGGTAATGAACCACGCATTGGTGCCGGGGTAATTTTTTTTCAAAGTATCGCCAATATTCTTGTAGAATTGCTCCATATGAATGTCCAATCGTTCATCATAAGGCGGATTGAACACGATGTGCAACTTGCCTTGCGACGTTTTCTCTGTGTCGAAAAAGTTACGTTCTTCGATGCTGATGTATTCCTCTAAATTGGCATTTCTAATATTGTCTTTGGCTTTCGCAACTGCCGATGGTGCTTTGTCATACCCTTTTATAGTGTAGTGAAATTCTCTAACTTTTTTCAGTAAGGAATCCATAATTTGGTCAAACAAATCGTTGTCCCAATCGTTCCATTTTTCGAAAGCAAATTCCTTACGGTTGATGTTGGCTGGAATATTACAAGCAATCATTGCCGCTTCTGCCAAGAAAGTTCCTGAACCACACATTGGATCCAAGAAATCGCTTTGACCCTCCCAACCCGAAAGCAAAAGGATTCCCGCTGCTAAAACTTCGTTGATAGGCGCAATATTCGTTGCTAACCGATATCCACGTTGGTGTAATGAATTTCCAGAAGTATCCAATGCTACCGAAACTTGGTCTTTGTCAATATGAATATTAATTCGCAAATCGGGATGAATTTTCTCGATGCTCGGACGTTGACCGGTTCTTTCTCTGAATTGATCGACGATGGCATCTTTACATTTTTGTGAAATAAACTCCGAATGATTAAAATAAGTGGAGTGCACGGTGGCATCAATCACAAAAGTCTGATTGGCACTGAGGTATTTCGACCAATTGACTCCCGAAATTCCTTTGTACAATGCTTGTTCGTTGGTCGCTTTAAAAGAATAGATGGGTTTCAATATTTTCAAAGCCGTTCTCAAAGATAAATTAGCTTTGTACATAA is part of the Flavobacterium nackdongense genome and encodes:
- a CDS encoding THUMP domain-containing class I SAM-dependent RNA methyltransferase — protein: MENNFRMIAKTFFGFEEILANELKMLGAQEVEQGVRMVSFKGDKGFMYKANLSLRTALKILKPIYSFKATNEQALYKGISGVNWSKYLSANQTFVIDATVHSTYFNHSEFISQKCKDAIVDQFRERTGQRPSIEKIHPDLRINIHIDKDQVSVALDTSGNSLHQRGYRLATNIAPINEVLAAGILLLSGWEGQSDFLDPMCGSGTFLAEAAMIACNIPANINRKEFAFEKWNDWDNDLFDQIMDSLLKKVREFHYTIKGYDKAPSAVAKAKDNIRNANLEEYISIEERNFFDTEKTSQGKLHIVFNPPYDERLDIHMEQFYKNIGDTLKKNYPGTNAWFITGNLEALKFVGLKPSRKIKLFNASIEARLVKYEMYEGSKRTKFQSPLTPEGGM